CTATAATCTTGTAGAAAATGCTATAAAATATAATATTTCCGGTGGTACGGTCACAGTAACAGCAACACAGCGAGACAAACATATTTATCTCGCTGTTGAGGACACTGGAAACGGAATTCCCGAAGAACTTAAAGAACGAATCTTTGAACCCTTTTTCCGTCTGGATAAATCCAGAAGCCGGGCACTTGGCGGTGTAGGTCTTGGTCTTGCACTCGTCCATGAAATTGTAAGGGTACATGACGGTAGCATTTTCGTTAAAGACAATGCGAACTCCGGCACAACTTTTGAGGTGATTTTTTCATAAATCCTTTTCGAATAAAGTTTCGAAAACACTTGTTTTATATAGTATCTCATGATACAATTATTATAAAAACATATGTTTATAAAGGAGAGTGTATTTTGATGAGCTATGGAAAGATAAGTGCAAAGCAGAAAGAGATACTGGAATATATAAAGCAATCCATTTTAAGCCATGGTTACCCACCGGCAGTTCGTGAAATCTGTGAAGCAGTTCATTTAAAGTCTACTTCTTCTGTACATTCTCACTTAGAGACTTTAGAGAAGAATGGATATATCAGACGTGATCCATCGAAACCAAGAGCAATTGAGATCATAGATGATAATTTTAACCTGACAAGAAGAGAACTTGTGAATGTACCTATTGTCGGAACGGTCACAGCAGGCGAACCAATCCTTGCAATCGAGAATATCCAGGGATACTTCCCAATCATGCCGGAGTTTGTAAACAACAAGCAGACATTTATGCTTAAGGTAAAGGGCGAAAGCATGATTAATGCAGGTATTTTTGACGGAGATTTTATTTTAGTAGAAGAAACACCAACTGCCTCAGATAATGATATTATTGTGGCATTATTAGAAGACTCTGTTACTGTAAAGAGATTTTATAAAGAAGAAGATCACATCCGCCTCCAGCCTGAGAACGATACGATGGATCCCATCATTATTCCACAAGGTGCCCCAATCTCTATTGTAGGTAAGGTTATCGGATTATATCGTGTATTTAAGTAATACTATGAATTTCATTACTTCTTCCTCATAATCACTTATATTATATAGAGGAAGAAGTAAAAAGAGTTCCCAGGACATCCACTCTGCAGAAGTATCTGTCCTGGGAACTCTTTTTAAT
This Anaerobutyricum hallii DNA region includes the following protein-coding sequences:
- the lexA gene encoding transcriptional repressor LexA, encoding MSYGKISAKQKEILEYIKQSILSHGYPPAVREICEAVHLKSTSSVHSHLETLEKNGYIRRDPSKPRAIEIIDDNFNLTRRELVNVPIVGTVTAGEPILAIENIQGYFPIMPEFVNNKQTFMLKVKGESMINAGIFDGDFILVEETPTASDNDIIVALLEDSVTVKRFYKEEDHIRLQPENDTMDPIIIPQGAPISIVGKVIGLYRVFK